A stretch of DNA from Oryza brachyantha chromosome 9, ObraRS2, whole genome shotgun sequence:
AGTATCATCGGTGCTGGCATTGATAGCTTGGTCTTAGCCGAAGAGGATGCAGGCAGTGGCAAAGGCAAGGAGCCGGCGACATATGTCATGCTTCAGGAGCGCGGCGAATGCTCCCGTGCCGtggcggccggcagcggcagcggcgagttCTACTGCACCATCTGCATGGAGACGGTGGACGCCGTACAGAGGTTCGCCATCGCCGGGTGCACGCACGCCTTCTGCGCCAGCTGCGTGCGCCAGTACATCGCCGCCAAGGTGGAGGAGAACGTGCTGTCCATCGGCTGCCCCGACCCGGGGTGcaacggtggcggcgcgctGCACCCGGAGGCGTGCCGGGGCGTGATCCCGCCGCGGCTGTTCCAGAGGTGGGGCGACGCGCTCTGCGACTCGGCGCTGTCGTCGCTCAAGTTCTACTGCCCCTTCAGCGACTGCTCGGCGCTGCTAGTCGACgaccccggcgacggcgaggcggagatAACGGACGCCGAGTGCCCGCATTGCAGGCGGATGTTCTGCGCCCGGTGCAAGGTGCCGTGGCACGACGGCGCCACCTGCGCCGAGTTCCAGAAGCTCGGGAAGGACGAGCGCGGCCGCGACGACCTGCTGCTGAGGAACGTGGCGCAGGAGAGCAAGTGGCAGAGGTGCCCCAAGTGCAAGATGTACGTGGACAGAGTCGACGGCTGCGTGTTCATCATCTGCAGGTGCTAATCACCATCCacatttttaatttctgtGTCTGCTGCGATTCTTGctgatcaatcaatcaacttGGGTACTGTTCGATCATTGGGCCCGATCATCTCCTCAAATGACGGTGTTCTTGTTGCCTACGATCTGCAGGTGTGGGCACTGCTTCTGCTACCTCTGTGCATCTCCAATGTCGAGGCAGAACCATCATTGCAAAACCTGCAAACGGACATGGTGAATGACCCTGAAGCTGCACAGCTCAGCTCTCCATGAGTGGAGATGAAGTTAGTAATTAAGTTCGTACGTACTGTTAAAAATAGTCGATTACGGCCTTTAGCCTACTTAGCATTAATTTAGCTCATATAGTACCACTCATGTTGCTACTGGTCAATTGATCATAGTGTTTCTTCAATACATGtacttagagcaaggctaataatatagctaagACTATTTATAACATTTTCTTAGCCTATTTATATAgtagttaactttttatcattaatatagGATCTATTTGTCTGTTTCATAGACTTTCTTGGTTCTTAGCTAGCTATAACCTTATAGCCCGCATCtcctttctcttcttccctcTCTATATTCTACGTTAGTATTTAGTCAGCTTACAgactgctattatacttgctcttaacaGCTAATTGCGACTGTCTGTCGTGTCAAGAAATGAGGAAGCATACGAGTTTCCTGGTAAGAGAAGCACACCGTCCATATGAGCCAAAGAAATTCCACGCCACTTTCTGATAAGTTACTATCTTGTGTAATTTTGTGTATCCGTCTGGATTAAGAATCCGGTCTTCCCTCGTAACTTAGCACCTGGTATACCTGAAATCAGTTAGCTTGCATATGACGTGGGCATCAAACATTTGTGTACAGTCAAACTGAAGTTGTGATGTTGCAGCCATATTTTCACTTCTATTTATTCTTCTAAGCCAATGTTTAAATtgtggagttgattttgatgttttatttgaagtttatttttcaactttagattttagatagctaatatttatatacatagatGATCAAATCTAGATTTGCTTAAGATAATATATTGTAAATGAGGTGAAAGCATGGGTAGAGGATTCTCTACCTTGTGAAAAACGCACCGAAAAGTCGTGGTCAAACTTTAGCAGAATACTCTGAGTCTCCGAGAGCAGAGAGATTTAATTAGAGTGCAGATTTGCGTTCCATTTGATGAGGGGAAGCTTTCAGGAGAATCCCTGAATGATTAGAATCCTATTCCATATGCTACAATATGTTCTTATGGTAAAATATGTTGCTACTTGCACTGAGCTTATGGTGCTACTTGGAGTGAGCTCGCAGCTTAACTCTCGCGTTAAGTGGAAATTTCGTTGATACCTGCTCGCTAGctgcaaaaggaaaataagatgTTC
This window harbors:
- the LOC102707520 gene encoding probable E3 ubiquitin-protein ligase ARI2 codes for the protein IGSPISRPATAARRAPGGPALAVPEPQEAIGSPALMCQAIEDHSFMAAKMDEVYRVANDLMFAEDLQLEEVIRFSARSAGGTNCAVCGQAIPLVDASWKPDNCDHVMCITCFGQLASDSHAAELPKCPMASCQFSPRASIIGAGIDSLVLAEEDAGSGKGKEPATYVMLQERGECSRAVAAGSGSGEFYCTICMETVDAVQRFAIAGCTHAFCASCVRQYIAAKVEENVLSIGCPDPGCNGGGALHPEACRGVIPPRLFQRWGDALCDSALSSLKFYCPFSDCSALLVDDPGDGEAEITDAECPHCRRMFCARCKVPWHDGATCAEFQKLGKDERGRDDLLLRNVAQESKWQRCPKCKMYVDRVDGCVFIICRCGHCFCYLCASPMSRQNHHCKTCKRTW